A section of the Cutibacterium granulosum genome encodes:
- a CDS encoding metallophosphoesterase, producing MTTRHTAVRMGAGLAVLPVLAMGWAVAEAHSFVVRKQQAMVLPPGSEPIRVLHISDLHLLARQTSKIEFVRGLARLHPDLVVNTGDNFCSATALEPLLDALAGLLELPGVFVFGSNDYAAPAFRHPLGYVVHGRSPVDHGTSQQLPTEHLRSALTEAGWLDLNDASGDLSVAGRRLSFRGTDDAHLDRDHYAKVAGPANRGADLNVGVTHAPYQRVLDAMTTDGMDIIFAGHTHGGQVCLPWYGALVTNCDIEPGRVKGLSTHSCAGHTAALHVSAGLGTSPFAPYRTFCRPEVTLLTLVARDAERNVDH from the coding sequence ATGACGACGAGACACACTGCGGTCCGCATGGGGGCAGGCCTGGCTGTCCTCCCCGTTCTGGCAATGGGATGGGCAGTGGCAGAGGCGCACAGCTTCGTGGTGCGCAAGCAACAGGCCATGGTGCTGCCGCCGGGATCTGAACCGATTCGGGTGCTGCACATCTCGGATCTTCATCTGTTGGCCCGCCAGACGAGCAAGATCGAGTTCGTCCGTGGGCTGGCTCGTCTGCACCCGGATCTGGTCGTCAACACGGGCGACAATTTCTGCTCGGCCACGGCGCTCGAACCTCTGCTGGACGCGTTGGCCGGACTGCTGGAGCTGCCCGGGGTGTTCGTCTTCGGGTCGAACGACTATGCCGCCCCAGCATTTCGCCATCCCCTGGGCTACGTCGTGCATGGTCGCTCACCGGTCGACCACGGGACCAGCCAGCAGCTGCCCACTGAGCACCTGCGCTCCGCCCTGACCGAGGCTGGGTGGCTGGACCTCAACGACGCCTCGGGGGATCTGAGCGTGGCAGGCCGCAGACTCTCGTTCCGAGGCACGGACGACGCGCACCTTGATCGTGACCACTACGCCAAGGTCGCTGGCCCCGCCAACCGCGGCGCAGACCTCAACGTCGGGGTGACCCATGCGCCGTACCAGCGGGTGCTGGACGCCATGACGACCGACGGCATGGACATCATCTTCGCCGGCCACACGCACGGCGGCCAGGTGTGCCTGCCCTGGTACGGGGCCCTGGTCACCAACTGTGACATCGAACCTGGCCGGGTCAAGGGGTTGTCCACCCACAGTTGTGCAGGGCACACGGCAGCACTGCACGTCTCGGCAGGGCTGGGGACCTCACCGTTCGCCCCGTACCGCACCTTCTGCCGTCCCGAAGTGACGCTACTCACCCTGGTTGCTCGTGATGCCGAACGGAATGTCGACCACTGA
- a CDS encoding type 1 glutamine amidotransferase domain-containing protein, with translation MMARALIAATDFGVEEAEIVEPINSLKKAGIEVTVASNSGEAIQTVTGDKDWASKIDADSTLADVKADNYDLLVIPGGTVNADTLRVDEDGRRLVKEFSSAGKPLGAICHGPWVLIDAGVAKGKKMTSYISLRPDLENAGATWVDEELVRCPGHDWVLITSRNPNDLPAFTKALVDEVA, from the coding sequence ATCATGGCACGCGCGCTCATCGCCGCCACGGACTTCGGAGTTGAGGAGGCCGAGATCGTCGAGCCCATCAACTCCCTCAAGAAGGCTGGTATCGAGGTAACCGTCGCCTCCAACAGCGGCGAAGCCATCCAGACCGTCACCGGTGACAAGGACTGGGCGTCCAAGATCGACGCCGACTCCACGCTGGCTGACGTCAAGGCCGACAACTACGACCTGCTCGTCATCCCTGGTGGCACCGTCAACGCGGACACCCTGCGTGTCGACGAGGACGGTCGTCGTCTGGTCAAGGAGTTCTCATCCGCGGGCAAGCCACTGGGAGCAATCTGCCACGGGCCGTGGGTTCTCATCGACGCCGGCGTGGCCAAGGGCAAGAAGATGACCTCCTACATCTCACTCCGTCCAGATCTTGAGAATGCCGGGGCCACTTGGGTGGACGAGGAGCTCGTCCGCTGCCCGGGTCATGACTGGGTGCTCATCACCTCGCGCAATCCCAACGACCTCCCGGCCTTCACCAAGGCCTTGGTCGACGAGGTCGCCTGA
- a CDS encoding peptide ABC transporter substrate-binding protein, giving the protein MRRMRPLIALSLAGLMALSACGEDVAAKDESAAGSSGNGANNSAPAKDGGAITVRGCTPQNPLIPANTNETCGGNIMDAVTARLVHYNPDSAKPELDIAKSIETKDNQNFTVKIKPGLKFSDGTEVKAHNFVDGWNWGAYGPNAQQNSYFFEPIEGYDALQCSDDSCSAKPKADKMTGLKAVDDQTFTIRTTEKVANLKVRLGYTAFAPLPDAFLKDARNDKWAKTSFGAGPFKIVDNTATQIVLERNENYAGSYKPHVDKVTFKIYNDAAPAYNDTVANQLDVTDLIPTDQLTNDQWKQDLPDRWGLRPSGIFQSVTASSKDTQLKNSDLIKALSMDIDRETITKQIFAGSREPADGWATPVVEGYQKGNCGDLCSYDKAKAKELYDKAGGYKGTLTIAVNGDGDHKSWSQAVCNGWKNDLGVNCQLKVTPDFKTLRDQITKREIQGFFRTGWQMDYPSLENFLTPLYATGGSSNDGEYSNPAFDKKLKEAAAATNTAQSNKLYNEAERMLATDVPAIPLWTSSTAYGWSDKVANVKLTPFGTIDLTSISVK; this is encoded by the coding sequence ATGCGTCGAATGAGGCCACTCATTGCGCTGTCCCTCGCGGGCTTGATGGCATTGTCAGCTTGCGGCGAGGACGTTGCGGCCAAGGATGAATCGGCCGCTGGTTCGTCGGGGAACGGAGCCAACAACAGCGCCCCCGCCAAGGACGGCGGTGCCATCACGGTCCGCGGATGCACACCCCAGAACCCACTCATCCCGGCCAACACCAACGAGACCTGCGGCGGCAACATCATGGACGCCGTCACCGCGCGACTCGTCCACTACAACCCCGACAGCGCCAAGCCCGAGCTCGACATCGCCAAGTCCATCGAGACCAAGGACAACCAGAACTTCACCGTCAAGATCAAGCCCGGCCTCAAGTTCTCCGACGGAACCGAGGTCAAGGCGCACAACTTCGTCGACGGCTGGAACTGGGGTGCCTATGGCCCCAACGCCCAGCAGAACTCGTACTTCTTCGAGCCGATCGAGGGCTACGACGCCCTGCAGTGCTCCGATGACAGCTGCTCCGCCAAACCCAAGGCCGACAAGATGACCGGCCTCAAGGCCGTCGACGACCAGACCTTCACCATCAGGACCACCGAGAAGGTCGCCAACCTGAAGGTCCGTCTGGGCTACACCGCCTTCGCCCCACTGCCGGACGCCTTCCTCAAGGACGCCAGGAACGACAAATGGGCCAAGACGTCATTCGGCGCCGGGCCGTTCAAGATCGTCGACAACACGGCAACCCAGATCGTCCTGGAGCGCAACGAGAACTACGCGGGCAGCTACAAGCCCCATGTCGACAAGGTGACCTTCAAGATCTACAACGACGCCGCCCCCGCCTACAACGACACCGTGGCCAACCAGCTCGACGTCACCGACCTCATCCCGACCGACCAGCTCACCAACGACCAGTGGAAGCAGGACCTGCCGGATCGTTGGGGTCTGCGCCCCTCCGGCATCTTCCAGTCGGTGACGGCGTCCAGCAAGGACACCCAGCTCAAGAACTCAGACCTCATCAAGGCCCTCTCGATGGACATCGACCGCGAGACCATCACCAAGCAGATCTTCGCCGGCTCCCGTGAGCCCGCCGACGGCTGGGCCACCCCGGTCGTCGAGGGCTACCAGAAGGGCAACTGTGGCGATCTGTGCAGCTACGACAAGGCCAAGGCCAAGGAGCTCTACGACAAGGCTGGTGGCTACAAGGGCACCCTCACCATCGCCGTCAACGGCGACGGTGACCACAAGTCGTGGTCCCAGGCCGTGTGCAACGGCTGGAAGAACGATCTCGGTGTCAACTGCCAGCTCAAGGTGACCCCGGACTTCAAGACCCTGCGTGACCAGATCACCAAGCGTGAGATCCAGGGCTTCTTCCGCACCGGATGGCAGATGGACTACCCGTCGCTGGAGAACTTCCTCACCCCGCTGTACGCCACTGGCGGCTCCAGCAATGACGGTGAGTACTCCAATCCAGCCTTCGACAAGAAGCTCAAGGAGGCGGCCGCAGCGACCAACACCGCGCAGTCCAACAAGCTCTACAACGAGGCCGAGAGGATGCTCGCCACCGACGTTCCCGCCATCCCGCTGTGGACCAGCTCGACGGCATATGGCTGGTCCGACAAGGTGGCCAACGTCAAGTTGACGCCGTTCGGCACCATCGACCTGACCTCCATCAGCGTGAAGTGA
- a CDS encoding ABC transporter permease, with the protein MGKYVVRRLLQMIPVVIGATFILFALVFALPGDPTAGRCGERPCPPSYVAAFRAEYHLDDPLLTQYGIYLGKLVRGDLGTNFYGNSVTAELSVRYPVTIKLALIAILVEIIIGIGAGVWAGVRRGRFIDYLILISSLVVISIPSFVIGSLAQLLFGLKLNWAPVTASDGTWRQLILPGFVLGALSVAYVARLTRSNLIENQRADYVRTARAKGLSGFRTVTVHILRNSLVPVITYIGYDFGALMGGAIVTERIFNINGIGNFIFRSISQRDGVSVVGAVTCLVLVYLLANLIIDLLYGVLDPRISHD; encoded by the coding sequence ATGGGTAAATACGTCGTCAGACGTCTGCTCCAGATGATTCCGGTGGTCATCGGAGCGACGTTCATCCTCTTCGCCCTCGTGTTCGCACTACCGGGTGACCCGACTGCCGGACGCTGCGGTGAGCGCCCCTGTCCACCGTCCTACGTGGCGGCGTTCCGCGCCGAGTACCACCTGGACGATCCACTGCTCACCCAGTACGGCATCTACCTGGGCAAACTGGTGCGCGGCGACCTGGGCACGAACTTCTACGGCAACTCCGTCACCGCGGAGCTGTCGGTGCGCTACCCGGTGACGATCAAGCTGGCCCTCATCGCCATCCTGGTCGAGATCATCATCGGCATCGGCGCGGGCGTGTGGGCCGGCGTGCGTCGTGGCAGGTTCATCGACTACCTCATCCTCATCTCATCCCTGGTCGTCATCTCGATCCCCTCGTTCGTCATCGGCTCCCTGGCCCAGCTCCTCTTCGGCCTCAAGCTCAACTGGGCGCCCGTGACCGCCTCCGACGGCACCTGGAGACAGCTGATCCTGCCCGGATTCGTCCTCGGGGCGTTGTCGGTGGCCTACGTGGCCCGTCTGACGCGCAGCAACCTCATCGAGAACCAACGTGCCGACTATGTGCGCACCGCCAGGGCCAAGGGCCTGTCGGGATTTCGCACCGTGACCGTCCACATCCTGCGCAACTCGCTGGTGCCGGTCATCACCTACATCGGCTACGACTTCGGTGCCCTCATGGGTGGTGCGATCGTCACCGAACGCATCTTCAACATCAATGGCATCGGCAACTTCATCTTCCGTTCCATCAGCCAGCGTGACGGCGTCTCGGTGGTGGGTGCCGTCACCTGCCTGGTGCTGGTGTACCTGCTCGCGAACCTCATCATCGACCTGCTGTACGGGGTTCTGGACCCGAGGATCAGCCATGACTGA
- a CDS encoding ABC transporter permease has protein sequence MTEHTIPDSTLDTTVTADPQVGPEQHSGERKPRSLWNDAWDDLKHNPLFWVSAVLIVILVLMAAAPGLFTRTNPRACNLSAARHLPSAVHWFGTDVQGCDVYARTIYGARSSMLVGVLATLGTAILGSVIGLIAGFRGGWLDSLLSRLGDVFYAIPLLLGGIIILYTFPNRIGTPYIVIVLKVVGAVVILGWPSIARLMRSSVLQVMPNDYIQAARALGASPWRIITHHILPNAMAPVMVVATINLGAYIAIEATLSYLGIGLQEPAISWGVSVSDASGLGYVRSAPHMLLFPSLFLSLAVLAFIFLGEAAQSAFDPKRH, from the coding sequence ATGACTGAACACACCATTCCCGATTCGACCCTTGACACGACTGTCACCGCCGATCCGCAGGTGGGCCCCGAGCAGCATTCTGGGGAGAGGAAACCCCGCTCCCTCTGGAACGACGCGTGGGACGATCTCAAGCACAATCCGCTGTTCTGGGTCTCGGCGGTGCTCATCGTCATCCTCGTGCTCATGGCTGCCGCCCCCGGACTGTTCACCCGCACGAATCCACGGGCCTGCAATCTGTCCGCAGCACGTCACCTGCCCTCGGCGGTGCACTGGTTCGGTACCGACGTGCAGGGGTGCGACGTCTACGCACGCACCATCTACGGTGCCCGCTCCTCCATGCTCGTCGGAGTGCTCGCCACCCTGGGCACGGCGATCCTGGGCTCGGTCATCGGCCTCATCGCCGGATTCCGCGGCGGCTGGTTGGACAGTCTGCTCTCGCGACTGGGTGACGTCTTCTACGCGATCCCACTCCTGCTGGGCGGCATCATCATCCTGTACACCTTCCCCAACAGGATCGGCACCCCGTACATCGTCATCGTCCTCAAGGTGGTGGGGGCCGTCGTCATCCTGGGATGGCCCTCCATCGCCCGGCTCATGCGATCCTCGGTGCTGCAGGTGATGCCCAACGACTACATCCAGGCCGCACGTGCCCTGGGAGCCAGTCCGTGGCGCATCATCACCCACCACATCCTGCCCAACGCGATGGCCCCGGTCATGGTGGTCGCGACGATCAACCTGGGGGCCTACATCGCCATCGAGGCGACGCTGAGCTACCTGGGCATCGGCCTGCAGGAACCTGCGATCAGCTGGGGAGTGTCCGTCTCCGACGCCTCCGGCCTGGGATACGTTCGCTCCGCCCCGCACATGCTGCTGTTCCCCTCGCTGTTCCTGTCGCTGGCAGTTCTGGCGTTCATCTTCCTGGGCGAGGCGGCACAGAGCGCCTTCGACCCGAAACGACACTGA
- a CDS encoding ABC transporter ATP-binding protein, whose translation MALSKARLQLDPVDGKLLEVDDLHVEFRTRDGIAKAINGVNFSLRERETLAILGESGSGKSVTAQAIMGILDTPPAHITGGSITYCGMELLTAPARTMQDIRGEHIAMIFQDALSALNPVFPVGWQIAEMFRQHRRMNRSDSLEQAVRLMERVRIPAARQRAGNYPHQFSGGMRQRIMIAMAIALNPRVLIADEPTTALDVTVQAQIMTLLKELQDEDDMGLILITHDLGVVADVADDIAVMYCGRLVEHSDVHRLYSNPAHPYTVGLIDSIPRLDQHGDKLFAIGGLPPSLTDLPAGCSFHPRCRFATDECRVGAAPEFHEVAPGRLSACHHTEEVLHERA comes from the coding sequence ATGGCACTGTCCAAGGCACGTCTGCAACTTGACCCGGTGGACGGAAAACTTCTCGAGGTCGACGACCTGCACGTCGAGTTCCGCACCCGCGACGGCATCGCCAAGGCCATCAACGGCGTGAACTTCTCACTGCGCGAGCGCGAGACCCTGGCCATCCTCGGTGAGTCCGGCTCCGGGAAATCGGTGACGGCCCAGGCGATCATGGGCATTCTCGACACTCCCCCGGCCCACATCACCGGCGGATCGATCACGTACTGCGGCATGGAGCTGCTCACTGCGCCTGCCAGGACGATGCAGGACATTCGCGGTGAACACATCGCGATGATCTTCCAGGACGCCCTGTCCGCCCTCAACCCGGTGTTCCCGGTGGGCTGGCAGATCGCCGAGATGTTCCGTCAGCACCGCAGGATGAACAGGTCCGACTCGCTGGAGCAGGCGGTACGGCTCATGGAGCGGGTGCGCATCCCGGCCGCCAGGCAGCGTGCCGGCAACTACCCGCACCAGTTCTCCGGCGGTATGCGTCAGCGCATCATGATCGCCATGGCGATCGCCCTCAACCCGCGAGTGCTCATCGCCGACGAGCCCACCACCGCCCTCGACGTGACGGTGCAGGCCCAGATCATGACCCTGCTCAAGGAGTTGCAGGACGAGGACGACATGGGCCTCATCCTCATCACCCACGACCTGGGCGTCGTCGCCGACGTGGCCGACGACATCGCCGTCATGTACTGCGGACGGCTGGTCGAGCACTCCGACGTCCACCGGCTGTACTCGAATCCGGCGCACCCGTACACCGTCGGACTCATCGACTCGATCCCGCGGCTGGACCAGCACGGCGACAAACTCTTCGCCATCGGCGGGCTGCCGCCGTCCCTGACGGATCTGCCCGCCGGGTGCTCGTTCCACCCGCGGTGCCGGTTCGCCACCGACGAGTGCCGGGTGGGAGCCGCCCCCGAGTTCCACGAGGTGGCCCCCGGCCGTCTCAGCGCCTGCCACCACACCGAGGAGGTGCTCCATGAGCGAGCCTGA
- a CDS encoding ABC transporter ATP-binding protein — translation MSEPEFRKPTQSAREPILSVRDLKKHYPLKSGIIKHTVGSVKAVDGVSFDLYPGETLGVVGESGCGKSTLGRLLVALEQPTEGSIVFDGQDVTHARGAQMRKLRRNIQIVFQDPYTSLDPRKTVGDIIGEPFLIHPDVVPRNKRRERVKELLDLVGLNPEHINRYPHQFSGGQRQRIGIARGIALNPKVIVCDEPVSALDVSVQAQVVNLLQDLQKDLGLSYIFIAHDLSVVRHISDRVAVMYLGRIMEMGDEHQIYERTIHPYTQALMSAVPVPDPEMRGTRQQIILHGDVPSPANPPAGCRFHTRCWRAQDKCATDDTELLPRSDGAGEHLCRCHFSALFDKASLDITSDDLKG, via the coding sequence ATGAGCGAGCCTGAATTCCGCAAACCCACCCAGTCGGCCCGCGAGCCCATCCTGTCGGTTCGTGACCTCAAGAAGCACTACCCGCTCAAGTCCGGCATCATCAAGCACACGGTCGGCAGCGTCAAGGCGGTGGACGGGGTGAGCTTCGACCTCTACCCCGGTGAAACCCTGGGTGTGGTCGGTGAGTCCGGATGCGGAAAGTCCACCCTGGGACGGCTGCTCGTCGCCCTGGAGCAACCCACCGAGGGAAGCATCGTCTTCGACGGCCAGGACGTCACCCACGCCAGGGGTGCGCAGATGCGCAAGCTGCGCCGCAACATCCAGATAGTCTTCCAGGACCCGTACACCTCGCTGGATCCACGCAAGACGGTCGGGGACATCATCGGTGAGCCGTTCCTCATCCACCCAGACGTCGTCCCCCGCAACAAGCGCCGCGAGCGGGTCAAGGAGCTGCTCGACCTGGTGGGGCTCAACCCCGAGCACATCAATCGTTACCCCCACCAGTTCTCCGGTGGCCAGCGTCAACGCATCGGGATTGCCCGCGGCATCGCGCTCAACCCCAAGGTCATCGTGTGTGACGAGCCCGTCTCGGCCCTGGACGTCTCGGTGCAGGCCCAAGTGGTCAACCTGTTGCAGGACCTGCAGAAGGACCTCGGACTGTCGTACATCTTCATCGCCCACGACCTGTCGGTGGTGCGCCACATCTCCGATCGGGTGGCCGTGATGTACCTGGGGCGGATCATGGAGATGGGCGACGAGCACCAGATCTACGAGCGCACGATCCATCCGTACACCCAGGCGCTCATGTCTGCGGTGCCGGTGCCCGATCCCGAGATGCGCGGCACGCGTCAGCAGATCATCCTGCACGGCGACGTGCCCTCCCCGGCCAATCCGCCGGCCGGCTGCCGATTCCACACCAGGTGTTGGCGGGCCCAGGACAAATGTGCCACCGACGACACCGAGTTGCTGCCGCGCAGTGACGGGGCCGGGGAGCACCTGTGCCGGTGCCATTTCTCCGCCCTCTTCGACAAGGCGTCGCTGGACATCACCTCCGACGATCTCAAGGGGTGA
- a CDS encoding aminotransferase class I/II-fold pyridoxal phosphate-dependent enzyme has protein sequence MTWIEDAATHTVLDWQRRGLERHPATFSSPQTPRAIVDGEPRILFSSSNYLGLAERSEVIGAARQAIRTFGVGSGGSRLATGTSTAHELVESTLAAFLDYPDAILFGSGFAANTGVLHALAEPGVRIFSDASNHASLIDGCRLARSHGAEVTVFPHGDLAALQAMLVEANGQRCLVVTDGVFSMDGTLAPLPELTELCRRFGAALMVDDAHGLGTVGATGRGIVEHFGMQQDPPDVLVVTGSKALGAEGGAVLASESVIAMLRQRARPYVYSTAPSPAVCAALTAALDVLDGPNSPVPDLHRNVSRMATRLGLNSWPTPIVPVAVGDETASVQAAHELGEQGWFVPAMRWPTVPRSRAILRVTVMATHTDDQIDGLADALARLGLPRT, from the coding sequence ATGACGTGGATCGAGGACGCAGCCACGCACACGGTGCTGGACTGGCAGCGACGTGGGTTGGAGCGTCACCCGGCGACGTTCTCCTCACCCCAGACTCCCCGTGCCATCGTTGACGGTGAGCCCAGGATCCTGTTCAGTTCCTCGAACTATCTTGGTCTTGCCGAACGCAGCGAAGTCATCGGGGCAGCGCGTCAGGCCATTCGGACCTTCGGTGTCGGGTCGGGCGGATCGCGGCTGGCCACCGGGACGAGCACCGCACATGAGCTGGTCGAGAGTACCCTCGCGGCCTTCCTGGACTACCCAGATGCGATCCTGTTCGGTTCTGGATTCGCCGCGAACACCGGCGTGCTCCACGCTCTGGCCGAGCCCGGGGTGCGAATCTTCTCCGACGCCAGCAACCACGCCAGCCTCATCGACGGATGCCGGTTGGCGAGGTCACACGGCGCCGAGGTGACGGTTTTCCCGCACGGCGATCTCGCTGCGTTGCAGGCCATGCTGGTCGAGGCGAACGGGCAACGGTGTCTCGTCGTCACCGACGGAGTGTTCTCGATGGACGGCACCCTTGCACCACTGCCGGAACTCACGGAGCTGTGCCGCCGCTTCGGGGCTGCACTCATGGTTGACGACGCCCACGGTCTGGGCACCGTCGGTGCCACTGGGCGAGGAATCGTCGAGCATTTCGGCATGCAGCAGGATCCGCCCGACGTCCTCGTCGTCACTGGGTCGAAGGCGCTCGGTGCCGAGGGTGGGGCGGTACTCGCCAGTGAGTCGGTGATTGCCATGTTGCGTCAGCGTGCCCGGCCCTACGTGTACTCCACCGCCCCGAGCCCTGCAGTCTGTGCCGCTCTGACGGCTGCTCTGGACGTGCTCGACGGTCCGAACAGCCCGGTTCCAGATCTGCACCGCAATGTCAGCCGGATGGCCACCCGGCTGGGACTCAACAGCTGGCCCACCCCCATCGTCCCGGTGGCGGTCGGTGACGAGACGGCTTCCGTCCAGGCGGCTCATGAGCTGGGGGAACAAGGTTGGTTCGTCCCTGCGATGCGGTGGCCGACGGTGCCCAGGAGCCGGGCGATCCTGCGCGTCACCGTCATGGCCACCCACACCGACGATCAGATCGACGGGCTCGCTGACGCCCTTGCCCGTCTGGGCCTGCCGCGCACCTGA
- a CDS encoding 6-carboxyhexanoate--CoA ligase — protein MPLYSVKMRASAADRHVSGAERIVDENEVAQLCADMGHRALAHPKATPDEIHLTVRRIDMSELVRVPFLPTTVLPTASPQDARDTVVTALAPLTEHAQRAWMLLTEARDMRGAILLDAATGQRLEPDQQRGVRVTSMDAARSNPIGGKHRVLEAQVLAAKVAHRPDVLAEICISDDPDYTTGYLATAQHGYQRIPHIKEPGSARGGRVFLVRGDDVAGLIEYLEHTPVVVEGDGVDGGVSTT, from the coding sequence GTGCCTCTCTACAGTGTGAAAATGCGCGCCAGCGCGGCTGACCGACATGTTTCTGGAGCCGAGCGGATCGTGGACGAGAACGAGGTGGCCCAGCTGTGCGCCGACATGGGGCATCGGGCACTCGCTCACCCCAAGGCGACCCCGGATGAGATCCACCTCACCGTAAGACGGATCGACATGAGTGAACTCGTGCGAGTGCCTTTTCTGCCCACGACCGTGCTGCCCACCGCCTCACCCCAGGATGCCAGGGACACCGTCGTGACGGCTCTGGCTCCGCTGACCGAGCACGCGCAACGGGCGTGGATGCTGCTCACCGAAGCCCGGGACATGCGTGGCGCAATACTTCTGGACGCCGCCACCGGCCAGCGGCTGGAGCCTGACCAGCAACGCGGGGTGCGGGTGACGAGCATGGACGCGGCGAGGTCCAACCCGATCGGCGGAAAGCACCGGGTGCTCGAGGCGCAGGTGCTTGCTGCGAAGGTTGCCCACCGCCCCGACGTGCTCGCCGAGATCTGCATCTCCGACGACCCGGACTACACGACGGGCTACCTCGCCACCGCACAACACGGTTACCAGCGCATCCCCCACATCAAGGAGCCCGGGTCCGCCCGGGGCGGGCGCGTCTTCCTCGTCCGGGGAGACGACGTGGCAGGACTCATCGAGTACCTGGAACACACCCCGGTGGTCGTCGAGGGTGACGGAGTTGATGGTGGGGTTTCGACAACGTGA
- a CDS encoding IclR family transcriptional regulator translates to MTTTSTTPTIRSVDRALDLLTAVCDHPGITLSEAARSAGLAPSSALRLLRTLTESGYLSRTPDGLYDVGPELIRVSGRVLADNSLRRLCRPTMTQLAAETGESVYLSVRHHDRAIYLALVPGIRAIQHRSWEGQSISLETSAAGAVLTGRIGQARYAVITSGVEKDVVGIAAPITLHDEVIAALSMVIPSCHLNHELTTRYGTMVASCAASLSKLIGDNPPHRRRRQRTHRPSARAEAAQPTTDHASPTNSHPKPLASSL, encoded by the coding sequence GTGACCACCACATCAACCACGCCAACCATTCGGTCGGTGGACCGTGCGCTCGACCTGCTCACCGCCGTATGTGATCATCCGGGTATCACACTCAGTGAAGCTGCCCGCTCTGCAGGACTGGCACCGTCAAGCGCCCTGCGGCTGCTGCGCACACTCACGGAAAGTGGCTACCTCTCACGTACCCCCGACGGCTTGTACGACGTGGGCCCCGAGCTCATCCGCGTATCCGGTCGGGTGCTTGCCGACAACTCGCTACGTCGCTTGTGCCGCCCAACGATGACCCAGCTGGCTGCCGAGACTGGCGAGTCGGTGTATCTCTCGGTGCGACATCATGACCGGGCCATCTATCTGGCCCTCGTACCGGGCATTCGCGCCATCCAGCATCGATCCTGGGAGGGCCAGTCCATCTCGTTGGAGACGAGCGCCGCCGGAGCTGTACTCACCGGACGCATCGGGCAGGCACGCTATGCCGTCATCACCTCAGGCGTGGAGAAGGACGTCGTCGGCATCGCAGCCCCCATCACCTTGCACGATGAGGTCATCGCTGCACTGAGCATGGTCATCCCCTCCTGCCACCTCAACCACGAACTCACCACCCGATACGGCACGATGGTGGCATCCTGCGCAGCGTCTCTGTCCAAGCTCATTGGCGACAATCCACCCCACCGGCGCCGGCGACAGAGAACACACCGACCGTCCGCCCGGGCCGAGGCAGCTCAACCCACCACTGACCATGCGTCCCCCACCAACAGCCATCCCAAGCCGTTGGCATCATCCCTGTGA